In one window of Hyalangium ruber DNA:
- a CDS encoding cytochrome P450 yields the protein MQSPSPLPATLPPSLPGGLPWVGHGLEYRRDQLGFFVHCAGLGEVLKAQFLGHPVYVLNSSSAIEHVLVKNPRNYPKDPFQKRALSMIGNSLFVSQGDFWMRQRRMMQPAFHKDLVAAHGKMAVASSQTWLESQRDGAHIDAYTEMMALTLDVVAGTLFGANLRDQAREVGKAMEALMLRAKFLFENPIALPLWVPTPGNLRFKAAMRTLHSVVADVVERRRKQGGPGDDLLGLLVEAQAEDGEHMTDVQLRDECLTLMLAGHETTALALAFALLMLARNPDAEATLRRELATVLGGRAPTVADLPSLPYCELVVKETMRVYPPAWGMSRVAIEDDRIDGFLVPAGTVISWAQWALHRDPRYFPEPEAFRPERWADGLERRIPRFAYSPFGGGPRLCIGAGFAMMVTRLVLATVLQRFRFEAAPGPAPELIPAVTLRPKGGIPMTLRAMENHQGVNAP from the coding sequence ATGCAGTCCCCCTCGCCTCTTCCCGCAACCCTCCCTCCATCCCTCCCCGGCGGCTTGCCGTGGGTGGGACACGGGCTCGAGTACCGCCGGGACCAGCTGGGGTTCTTCGTACATTGCGCGGGCCTCGGCGAGGTGCTCAAGGCCCAGTTCCTGGGTCACCCCGTCTACGTGCTCAACTCTTCCTCCGCCATCGAGCACGTGCTGGTGAAGAACCCGCGCAACTACCCCAAGGACCCCTTCCAGAAGCGGGCCTTGAGCATGATTGGCAACAGCCTCTTCGTCAGCCAGGGCGACTTCTGGATGCGGCAGCGCCGCATGATGCAGCCCGCCTTCCACAAGGACCTGGTCGCCGCGCACGGAAAAATGGCGGTGGCCTCCTCGCAGACATGGCTGGAGTCCCAGCGGGACGGTGCCCACATCGACGCGTACACGGAGATGATGGCCCTGACCCTGGATGTGGTGGCCGGGACGCTCTTCGGCGCCAACCTCCGCGACCAGGCACGCGAGGTCGGCAAGGCCATGGAAGCCCTCATGCTGCGCGCCAAGTTCCTCTTCGAGAACCCCATCGCGTTGCCCCTCTGGGTGCCCACTCCGGGCAACCTGCGGTTCAAGGCCGCCATGCGCACCCTGCACTCCGTCGTGGCCGACGTGGTGGAGCGGCGGCGCAAGCAGGGTGGCCCCGGCGATGACCTGCTGGGCCTGCTCGTGGAGGCCCAGGCCGAGGACGGCGAGCACATGACGGACGTGCAGCTGCGCGATGAGTGTCTGACCTTGATGCTCGCCGGACACGAGACGACCGCCCTCGCGCTCGCCTTCGCGCTGCTGATGCTGGCGCGCAATCCCGACGCGGAGGCCACACTGCGGCGAGAGCTGGCCACGGTGCTCGGCGGACGCGCTCCCACCGTGGCGGACCTGCCGTCGCTGCCGTATTGCGAGCTGGTGGTGAAGGAGACGATGCGCGTGTATCCCCCCGCGTGGGGCATGAGCCGCGTTGCCATCGAGGACGACCGCATCGACGGCTTCCTCGTGCCCGCGGGCACCGTCATCTCCTGGGCCCAGTGGGCGCTGCACCGCGACCCGCGCTACTTCCCCGAGCCCGAGGCCTTCCGCCCCGAGCGCTGGGCCGACGGACTGGAGCGCCGCATCCCCCGCTTCGCGTACTCCCCCTTCGGAGGCGGTCCGCGCCTCTGCATCGGCGCGGGCTTCGCGATGATGGTGACCCGCCTGGTGCTGGCCACCGTGCTCCAGCGCTTCCGCTTCGAGGCCGCGCCCGGCCCCGCGCCCGAGCTCATTCCCGCCGTCACCCTGCGTCCCAAGGGCGGCATCCCCATGACACTGCGGGCCATGGAGAATCACCAGGGGGTCAACGCCCCCTGA
- a CDS encoding SBBP repeat-containing protein has translation MKMRALGWLLCVTVGSSASASGSAAGRWDSLPEDHPLRILQPRGESLPPASQGASAQSSDFSTQMVPAGIGGTLNWIQQLGSVTQDLGQAIAVTDEGSYTGGYSNSDFDGNVPAAQNDFILVKHRADGVKLWSRQYGTNAQDFGTGVATFTGTTPHQVYLAGYTAGALGGANQGANDAALIRVDPANGNIIWSRQFGSTATDFVFATTTDKTGAIYVAGHTMGSIDGQPNAGSFDMFLTKYNSAGTRLWTRQLGTTGQEQVRGVATDASDNIYVAGQTDGTLTGANAGGMDLFLAKYSSAGTLLWVRQMGTSQADSVYGVATSRRLNGVVDVYVVGYVGASFDGQPHMGGFDGIVVKFDSAGTKQWSRQMGSAGNDFAQGIASDGGANVYVTGRTNHDLETNAAEISDNVFMTKYDSLGTLLVTRQLGSLNALDPTKVYDTGLGVAADINDRVYIAGFTEGEFNGASATNLGEKDLIVLQYSDGCQVNTPGECGISYGWGDPHLGTFDGKAYDFQGVGEFILVESTAGSPLTVQARMSPWGSSNQVSVMTAVATRVGTDRVGFYMGSNPPLKVNGATVSLSTGQVVPLPGGGRIRRKDASSYVVYYPGHDRLIVTLNSGYIDVNFALPTTRRKGLRGLLGNFNGRTDDDLALRTGAVLASPVTFAQMYTSSSSLAASWRIKQEESLFDYGSGENTWTFTNLNFPWSPISLSDLTAPQLELGQQACRARGLKTGAFFDTCVLDVGLTEDTSFAVAAAQLETQVLTQRGGTLPPPEQGPKRVYFANFQSEAKRPEWSEWRWAVTPSEDKFFLGPFGEESVALYLTKLPSHASVTVSFDLILANDWDGDGSRGPHSWGVVANDQTLLHSTFSNTASKQSYPVKGSLPGTGADAINTLGYEKGDSLYRLKFTLTDRSSELKLIFFGQGLQGEAWGLDNVEVLVH, from the coding sequence ATGAAGATGCGTGCATTGGGGTGGCTGTTGTGCGTCACGGTCGGTTCGTCCGCGAGCGCTTCTGGCAGCGCTGCAGGCCGTTGGGACAGCCTCCCGGAGGATCACCCGTTGCGGATCCTTCAGCCGCGGGGTGAATCCCTGCCACCTGCCTCCCAGGGGGCGTCAGCCCAGAGCAGCGACTTTTCGACCCAGATGGTCCCCGCGGGCATTGGGGGCACCCTCAACTGGATCCAGCAGCTCGGGTCCGTCACCCAGGATCTCGGCCAGGCTATCGCCGTGACGGACGAGGGCTCCTACACGGGGGGCTACTCCAACAGCGACTTTGACGGCAACGTCCCCGCCGCCCAGAATGACTTCATCCTCGTCAAGCACCGGGCGGACGGCGTCAAGCTCTGGTCCCGGCAGTACGGCACCAACGCCCAGGACTTCGGTACCGGCGTGGCGACGTTCACGGGGACGACCCCTCACCAGGTCTACCTGGCGGGCTATACCGCCGGTGCGCTGGGAGGAGCCAACCAGGGAGCCAATGACGCCGCCCTGATCCGCGTGGATCCAGCCAACGGCAACATCATCTGGTCCCGCCAGTTCGGCTCGACCGCCACGGACTTCGTCTTCGCTACGACGACCGACAAGACCGGCGCCATCTACGTCGCGGGGCACACCATGGGCTCCATCGACGGCCAGCCCAACGCGGGCTCCTTCGACATGTTCCTGACCAAGTACAACTCCGCGGGCACCCGGCTCTGGACCCGGCAGCTCGGAACGACCGGCCAGGAGCAGGTACGCGGGGTGGCCACGGACGCTAGCGACAACATCTATGTCGCCGGGCAGACCGATGGGACCCTGACCGGCGCGAACGCGGGAGGCATGGACCTGTTCCTGGCCAAGTACAGCTCCGCGGGGACGCTCTTGTGGGTCCGTCAGATGGGCACCAGCCAGGCTGACTCCGTCTATGGCGTGGCCACCTCGCGGCGGCTCAATGGCGTCGTCGACGTCTACGTCGTCGGGTACGTGGGAGCCTCCTTCGACGGCCAGCCCCACATGGGCGGGTTCGATGGCATCGTGGTGAAGTTCGACTCGGCCGGCACCAAGCAGTGGTCGCGGCAGATGGGCAGCGCGGGCAACGACTTCGCGCAGGGCATCGCCTCCGACGGTGGCGCCAACGTCTACGTCACGGGCCGCACGAACCACGATCTCGAGACCAACGCCGCGGAGATCAGCGACAACGTCTTCATGACGAAGTACGACTCGCTCGGCACGCTGCTGGTGACGCGGCAGCTCGGCTCCCTCAATGCCCTGGATCCCACCAAGGTCTATGACACCGGACTGGGCGTGGCCGCCGACATCAACGACCGGGTCTACATCGCTGGCTTCACGGAGGGCGAGTTCAACGGCGCCTCGGCGACGAACCTGGGGGAGAAGGACCTCATCGTGCTGCAGTACTCGGATGGCTGTCAGGTCAACACCCCGGGAGAGTGCGGCATCTCCTACGGTTGGGGTGACCCCCACCTGGGCACCTTCGACGGAAAGGCCTACGACTTCCAGGGTGTCGGCGAGTTCATCCTCGTCGAGAGCACCGCGGGCAGCCCGCTCACGGTTCAGGCGCGGATGAGCCCGTGGGGCTCGAGCAACCAGGTCAGCGTGATGACGGCGGTGGCGACCCGTGTGGGGACCGATCGCGTGGGCTTCTACATGGGCAGCAACCCGCCGCTGAAGGTCAACGGGGCCACTGTCTCCTTGAGCACCGGCCAGGTGGTGCCACTGCCAGGCGGGGGGCGCATCCGCCGCAAGGACGCGAGCTCCTATGTCGTCTACTACCCGGGGCACGACCGGCTGATCGTCACGCTGAACAGCGGGTACATCGACGTCAATTTCGCGCTGCCTACCACCCGCCGGAAGGGACTTCGCGGGCTGCTCGGCAACTTCAATGGTAGGACCGACGATGATCTCGCCCTGCGCACCGGCGCGGTCCTCGCCTCCCCTGTGACCTTCGCGCAGATGTACACCAGCAGCTCGAGCCTCGCGGCCAGCTGGCGCATCAAGCAAGAGGAGTCCCTGTTCGACTACGGGAGTGGTGAAAACACCTGGACGTTCACGAACTTGAACTTCCCGTGGTCGCCCATTTCCCTGAGCGATCTGACCGCGCCGCAGCTGGAACTGGGGCAGCAGGCGTGCCGGGCGCGAGGCCTCAAGACCGGCGCCTTCTTCGACACCTGCGTCCTGGATGTCGGACTGACGGAAGACACCTCCTTCGCAGTGGCGGCCGCTCAGCTCGAGACGCAGGTCCTCACGCAGCGTGGCGGAACGCTGCCTCCCCCGGAGCAGGGCCCGAAGCGGGTCTACTTCGCCAACTTCCAGAGTGAGGCGAAAAGGCCGGAGTGGAGCGAGTGGCGCTGGGCCGTGACGCCCTCGGAGGACAAGTTCTTCCTGGGCCCCTTCGGCGAGGAGAGCGTCGCGCTGTATCTGACCAAGCTGCCTTCGCACGCCTCCGTCACGGTGAGCTTCGACCTGATCCTGGCCAATGACTGGGACGGCGATGGTTCGCGCGGTCCGCACTCCTGGGGAGTGGTCGCCAACGACCAGACGCTGTTGCACAGCACCTTCTCGAACACGGCCAGCAAGCAGTCCTACCCCGTCAAGGGGAGCCTGCCGGGAACCGGCGCGGACGCCATCAACACCCTGGGCTATGAAAAGGGCGACTCGCTCTACCGGCTGAAGTTCACGCTGACGGACAGGTCCTCGGAGCTGAAGCTGATCTTCTTCGGCCAAGGGCTGCAGGGCGAGGCCTGGGGCCTGGACAACGTCGAGGTGCTGGTCCACTAA
- a CDS encoding MbnP family protein, translating to MVAPACGESEPTDSGLSTQERQQLEQHISELEAQVRELEAQVARQQEDAATSEKEKAEMTAQMKTLREDLAEARALLETQDWQGVLVRLEAAQAEIASLETRIAGLDGSMEFTAALSFGNEPFALDQQYTLSTGEKLTFTELRYWLSNIKLLKQDGTSVALPGSYYLMELLKEQYVEGGNQSGSTPQPMLPANRREQVNVAAVPAGVYTGIEFSIGVDPTHNDNLSLQAGELHMLRNMTTVTWMWFTSYIFTKTKGQYVAVDGTSNTFGWETGTNNDFRTTRQTFAAPVSVGAHKRLRVSLRADVAKLFTVLSPSTTPTINVGQADARATLSNGFRDMFTLVSVENPNRW from the coding sequence ATGGTCGCCCCCGCATGCGGGGAGAGTGAGCCCACCGACTCCGGACTCTCCACCCAGGAGCGGCAGCAGTTGGAGCAGCACATCTCGGAGCTGGAGGCTCAGGTCCGCGAACTGGAGGCCCAGGTCGCTCGGCAGCAGGAGGACGCCGCTACCTCCGAGAAGGAGAAGGCGGAGATGACCGCGCAGATGAAGACCCTGCGTGAGGATCTCGCCGAGGCGCGTGCCCTGCTGGAGACCCAGGACTGGCAGGGAGTCCTCGTCCGGCTCGAGGCGGCGCAGGCGGAGATTGCCTCCCTCGAGACGCGAATCGCGGGTCTGGACGGCAGCATGGAGTTCACCGCGGCGCTGAGCTTCGGCAATGAGCCCTTCGCACTGGATCAGCAGTACACCCTGTCGACGGGAGAGAAGCTCACCTTCACCGAGCTGCGCTACTGGCTCTCCAACATCAAGCTCCTGAAGCAGGACGGCACCTCGGTGGCGCTGCCGGGCAGCTACTACCTCATGGAGCTCCTCAAGGAGCAGTACGTGGAGGGAGGCAACCAGTCCGGTTCGACGCCGCAGCCGATGCTCCCCGCCAATCGCCGTGAGCAGGTGAACGTGGCCGCGGTGCCTGCCGGTGTCTATACCGGCATCGAGTTCAGCATCGGCGTGGATCCCACCCACAATGACAACCTGAGCCTGCAGGCCGGTGAGCTGCACATGCTCAGGAACATGACGACCGTGACCTGGATGTGGTTCACCAGCTACATCTTCACCAAGACCAAGGGCCAGTACGTCGCCGTCGACGGAACCAGTAACACCTTCGGCTGGGAGACGGGCACCAACAATGATTTCCGCACCACGCGGCAGACCTTTGCCGCCCCGGTCTCCGTGGGCGCGCACAAGCGGCTGCGGGTAAGCCTTCGCGCGGACGTTGCCAAGCTCTTCACGGTGCTGAGCCCCTCGACCACGCCCACCATCAATGTCGGCCAGGCGGACGCTCGCGCGACGCTGTCGAATGGCTTCAGGGACATGTTCACGCTGGTGTCCGTGGAGAACCCGAATCGGTGGTGA
- a CDS encoding S8 family serine peptidase, producing MTPPRESLMAALYEQAARLSLPLFLVLAACGSEGVDPLPEDPGVGRPPLELVEPENPIPGQYLFFFDEALVGERDVAKVAAELTARHGGLVSDLYEGSVRGFLGYRMDDATALAIAGDVRVQSVGQDGYVRLTATQTGATWGLDRIDERARALNARYEQTSTGQGVNVYVLDTGIRSTHVDFGGRVMPGFTAINDGKGTEDCNGHGTHVAGTIGGSKWGVAKGTRLYAVRVLGCTGGGAISGVIQGINWVTANHVKPAVVNMSLGGGAYGLMDDAIRRSIAAGVTYVLAAGNSDVDACTVSPARTPEALTVGASNNLDQRASFSNWGSCVDLFAPGVQITSPWYTGNDATKTISGTSMAAPHVAGVAALFLEKRPTAKQADVAKAILDGSTPNVVTDPKGSSNRLLYSLISPPPEGPPPPSTFVDTRLWTTDYNDVQGWGSAPKFWQTLQSGDLNGDGNQDMCGRAGNGVFCVLSTGVGFGPMTQWSSQFGDSLGWGADPKYWQTVKLADLNADGKADVCGRSGAGLVCALSTGTAFAPPALWTSEFSDSTFWASNPRYWQTLQFADVNGDKQADVCGRGTDGAYCALSTGTGFSAATLWGYGYADATGWGQQAHHWQTLRFPDLNGDGLADVCGRGGDGMVCGLSDGTRFGSLSFWTRSFSNSTYWEDDPKYWQTLQYVDLNGDKRADLCGRGTDGVYCMLSTGSAFGQFFRWTTDYGDNSGWGQAYHWQTLRFPDINGDGKADVCGRGGNGVLCALSTGTTFGTVTEWTARYNNSEGWTQGPQYYGTTHYLDLNKDGRADICMRSKEGLVCSLVTPPPNPPRPPGFHDMSYWSRDYNDVQGWGSAPKFWQTLQSGDLNGDGFQDMCGRAGNGMFCVLSTGAGFGAMTQWSSQFGDSLGWGADPKYWQTVKLADLNADGKTDVCGRSDSGMVCALSTGTAFDTPALWTSEFSDSTFWGSDPRYWQTLQFADINGDKRADLCGRGTDGAYCALSTGTGFSAATLWGYGYADATGWGQQAHHWQTLRFPDLNGDGSADVCGRAGDGIVCGLSNGSRFGSLSLWTPSFSNATYWKDDPKYWQTLQYVDVNGDSRADLCGRGTDGVYCTLSTGTAFTDYKRWSVGFGDDNNWGSTPAYWQTLRFPDVNGDGKADVCGRGTSALFCAVSDGTTFGESTAWSISYPDEHGWNSSPGYWGTFHYLDLNKDGKADVCARGAGGLICGIASN from the coding sequence ATGACCCCACCCCGCGAATCGCTCATGGCGGCCCTGTATGAACAGGCCGCGAGACTCTCTCTGCCCCTCTTCCTGGTCCTCGCCGCTTGTGGCAGCGAGGGAGTGGACCCCCTCCCGGAGGATCCTGGCGTTGGCCGGCCTCCTCTCGAGCTCGTTGAACCGGAGAACCCCATCCCCGGCCAGTACCTCTTCTTCTTCGACGAGGCCCTGGTGGGAGAGCGGGACGTGGCCAAGGTGGCGGCCGAGCTCACCGCCAGGCACGGAGGCCTCGTCTCCGACCTGTACGAGGGCAGCGTGCGCGGCTTCCTGGGCTACAGGATGGATGATGCCACGGCCCTGGCCATTGCCGGGGACGTCCGCGTGCAGTCCGTCGGCCAGGACGGGTATGTCCGGCTGACGGCGACCCAGACCGGCGCGACCTGGGGCCTGGACCGCATCGACGAGCGCGCCCGAGCGCTCAATGCCCGCTACGAGCAGACGAGCACCGGGCAGGGAGTCAACGTGTACGTCCTCGACACGGGCATCCGCTCCACCCACGTGGACTTTGGCGGGCGGGTGATGCCGGGCTTCACAGCCATCAACGACGGCAAGGGCACCGAGGACTGCAACGGCCATGGCACCCACGTGGCGGGCACCATTGGCGGCTCGAAATGGGGGGTGGCCAAGGGCACGCGCCTCTACGCGGTGCGTGTGCTGGGCTGTACCGGCGGCGGCGCGATCAGCGGCGTCATCCAGGGCATCAACTGGGTGACGGCGAACCACGTCAAGCCCGCGGTGGTCAACATGAGCCTGGGCGGTGGTGCCTACGGGCTGATGGATGATGCGATCCGCAGGTCCATCGCGGCAGGAGTCACCTATGTGCTCGCCGCCGGCAACTCGGACGTGGACGCCTGCACCGTCAGTCCCGCGCGCACCCCCGAGGCGCTCACCGTGGGCGCCTCCAACAATCTCGACCAGCGTGCCAGCTTCTCCAACTGGGGCTCGTGCGTGGACCTGTTCGCCCCGGGCGTGCAGATCACCTCCCCCTGGTACACGGGCAATGACGCGACGAAGACCATCAGCGGTACCTCGATGGCGGCGCCGCACGTGGCGGGAGTGGCCGCGCTCTTCCTGGAGAAGCGCCCCACGGCGAAGCAAGCCGACGTGGCCAAGGCCATTCTCGATGGCAGCACCCCCAACGTGGTGACGGACCCGAAGGGCTCGTCCAACCGGCTGCTCTACTCGCTCATCAGCCCGCCGCCCGAGGGTCCCCCGCCGCCCTCCACCTTCGTGGACACCCGGCTGTGGACCACGGACTACAACGACGTGCAGGGCTGGGGCTCGGCTCCGAAGTTCTGGCAAACCCTTCAGTCCGGGGACCTCAACGGAGATGGCAACCAGGACATGTGTGGCCGTGCCGGCAATGGCGTGTTCTGCGTGCTGTCGACCGGCGTGGGCTTTGGCCCCATGACCCAGTGGTCGAGCCAGTTCGGAGACTCGCTGGGCTGGGGTGCAGACCCGAAGTACTGGCAGACGGTAAAGCTGGCCGACCTCAACGCCGATGGAAAGGCCGACGTGTGCGGCCGCAGCGGAGCGGGTCTGGTGTGTGCCCTGTCCACGGGTACGGCCTTCGCCCCCCCGGCCCTGTGGACCAGCGAGTTCAGCGATTCGACCTTCTGGGCGAGCAATCCTCGGTATTGGCAGACGCTGCAGTTCGCGGACGTCAATGGCGACAAGCAGGCAGATGTTTGCGGCCGCGGCACGGATGGGGCGTACTGCGCGCTGTCGACGGGCACGGGCTTCAGCGCGGCCACCCTCTGGGGCTACGGCTACGCGGACGCCACCGGCTGGGGGCAGCAGGCCCACCACTGGCAGACGCTGCGCTTCCCGGACCTGAACGGCGATGGCCTGGCGGACGTGTGTGGCCGCGGTGGCGACGGCATGGTGTGCGGGCTGTCCGACGGCACCCGCTTTGGCTCCCTCTCCTTCTGGACCCGGTCCTTCAGCAACTCCACGTATTGGGAGGATGATCCGAAGTACTGGCAGACGCTCCAGTACGTGGACCTCAACGGGGACAAGCGGGCGGACCTGTGCGGCCGTGGCACGGATGGCGTGTACTGCATGCTCTCCACCGGCTCGGCCTTCGGGCAGTTCTTCCGCTGGACGACGGATTACGGAGACAACTCCGGTTGGGGCCAAGCGTACCATTGGCAGACGCTGCGCTTCCCGGACATCAACGGAGATGGCAAGGCGGACGTGTGTGGCCGCGGTGGCAATGGGGTGCTCTGCGCCCTGTCCACGGGCACGACCTTCGGGACGGTGACCGAGTGGACCGCGCGCTACAACAACTCCGAGGGCTGGACCCAGGGTCCGCAGTACTACGGGACGACGCACTACCTCGACCTGAACAAGGACGGGCGCGCCGACATCTGCATGCGCTCCAAGGAGGGGCTGGTCTGCTCGTTGGTGACGCCGCCGCCCAATCCGCCGCGTCCGCCTGGCTTCCACGACATGAGTTATTGGAGCAGGGACTACAACGACGTGCAGGGCTGGGGCTCGGCTCCGAAGTTCTGGCAGACCCTTCAGTCCGGGGACCTCAACGGTGACGGCTTCCAGGACATGTGTGGCCGTGCTGGCAATGGCATGTTCTGCGTGCTGTCGACCGGAGCGGGCTTTGGCGCCATGACCCAGTGGTCGAGTCAGTTTGGAGACTCGCTGGGCTGGGGCGCAGACCCGAAGTACTGGCAGACGGTGAAGCTGGCCGACCTCAACGCTGATGGGAAGACCGACGTGTGCGGCCGCAGCGACTCCGGCATGGTGTGTGCGCTGTCCACGGGTACGGCCTTCGACACTCCGGCGCTGTGGACCAGCGAGTTCAGCGACTCGACCTTCTGGGGAAGCGACCCTCGATACTGGCAGACGCTGCAGTTCGCGGACATCAACGGCGACAAGCGGGCGGACCTCTGCGGCCGCGGCACGGATGGGGCGTACTGCGCGCTGTCGACGGGCACGGGCTTCAGCGCGGCCACCCTCTGGGGCTACGGCTACGCGGACGCTACCGGCTGGGGGCAGCAGGCCCACCACTGGCAGACGCTGCGCTTCCCGGACTTGAACGGCGATGGCTCGGCGGACGTGTGTGGCCGAGCAGGCGACGGCATCGTGTGCGGGCTCTCCAACGGCTCCCGCTTTGGCTCCCTCTCCCTCTGGACTCCGTCCTTCAGCAACGCCACGTACTGGAAAGATGATCCGAAGTACTGGCAGACGCTCCAGTACGTGGACGTCAACGGCGACTCGCGGGCGGACCTGTGCGGCCGCGGCACGGATGGCGTGTACTGCACGCTCTCCACCGGCACGGCCTTCACGGACTACAAGCGGTGGTCGGTGGGCTTCGGGGACGACAACAACTGGGGCTCCACTCCGGCGTACTGGCAGACGCTGCGCTTCCCGGACGTGAACGGGGATGGCAAGGCGGACGTGTGCGGGCGTGGAACCAGCGCGCTCTTCTGCGCGGTGTCCGACGGCACCACCTTCGGAGAGTCCACCGCGTGGTCGATCAGCTATCCGGACGAGCATGGCTGGAACTCGTCCCCTGGCTACTGGGGGACCTTCCACTACCTCGACCTGAACAAGGACGGGAAGGCGGACGTCTGCGCTCGCGGCGCGGGCGGCCTGATCTGCGGGATCGCCTCGAACTGA
- a CDS encoding cytochrome-c peroxidase, which translates to MSPRPRRWTAAWLLLPVLLGACGGESGGGPSPAPESDAPRALPAGFTTLPTLQGNPLTPEGVSLGRWLFHSPVLSSTGQVSCATCHPQAHAFAHDTPLTRRGVSGRPLARHTPALINLAWTGELFWDGGVKNLESLSLAPLTHPDELGQADLAGLLERLASQPEAVRRFEAAFGPEGLSLGNLLRALAQFQRTLVSADSRYDRWRRGEQGGVLSHQEQAGFELVQRRCGPCHGTELFTDNAFHNNGLDSHFGAGEDVRRGRGRVTQRAEDDGRYKTPTLRNVARSAPYMHDGRFATLDAVLEHYRHGMVPSATLEPLFQRGSAPPGLSLEDGEKAAILAFLETLTDESFLTDSRLGPPEAP; encoded by the coding sequence GTGAGCCCTCGCCCGCGTCGGTGGACGGCCGCGTGGCTCCTGCTGCCCGTCCTGCTGGGCGCGTGCGGCGGAGAGTCCGGCGGAGGGCCCTCTCCCGCCCCGGAGAGTGATGCCCCCCGTGCCCTGCCCGCGGGCTTCACCACCCTCCCGACGCTCCAGGGCAATCCCCTCACACCCGAGGGGGTCTCCCTGGGGCGCTGGTTGTTCCATTCCCCCGTGTTGTCGAGCACCGGGCAGGTCTCCTGCGCCACCTGCCATCCCCAGGCGCACGCCTTCGCGCATGACACCCCCCTCACGCGGCGCGGGGTGAGCGGCCGGCCACTGGCACGACATACTCCGGCGCTCATCAATCTCGCCTGGACGGGAGAGCTCTTCTGGGATGGGGGCGTGAAGAACCTGGAGTCTCTCTCTCTCGCTCCCCTCACACACCCGGACGAGCTCGGGCAGGCCGATCTGGCCGGGCTGCTGGAACGGCTGGCCTCGCAGCCCGAGGCCGTGCGGCGCTTCGAGGCCGCCTTCGGTCCGGAAGGGCTGTCCCTGGGCAACCTCCTCCGGGCGCTCGCCCAATTCCAGCGGACGTTGGTGTCCGCGGACTCCCGCTATGATCGATGGCGGCGCGGTGAACAGGGCGGGGTGCTGAGCCACCAGGAGCAAGCGGGGTTCGAGCTCGTGCAGCGGCGCTGCGGGCCATGTCACGGCACGGAGCTCTTCACGGACAATGCGTTCCACAACAATGGCTTGGATTCCCACTTCGGCGCGGGAGAGGACGTGCGCCGGGGGCGGGGCCGGGTCACCCAGAGGGCCGAGGACGACGGGCGCTACAAGACGCCCACGCTTCGAAACGTGGCCCGCTCGGCGCCCTACATGCACGATGGCCGCTTTGCCACGCTGGACGCGGTGCTGGAGCACTACCGGCACGGCATGGTGCCCTCGGCCACGCTGGAGCCGCTCTTCCAACGCGGCTCCGCGCCGCCGGGCCTGAGCCTGGAGGACGGTGAGAAGGCCGCCATCCTCGCCTTCCTCGAGACGCTGACGGACGAGTCCTTCCTCACCGACTCCAGGCTGGGGCCTCCCGAGGCCCCGTAG